tccatgtagccaccatagcttttctgctacctttcttctccttcttcagattgggacagcttgatttaatatgcccagtttgatggcattcaaagcatgtgacaggtttggagctgtcctttttgtatctgctgtcactggactcagctttgtacttatcgcttcgtttgaatggccttttgctgttcttgtcattctttctaaacagcttcttcattttcctagcgaacatggccatctcctcatcgtccgatgagtcagctttcatgacaagtgatttttgtttcttgtcttctgacttttctttagcttcaaagcttttcatagagatctcgtgggtcagcagagatccgatcagctcgtcatatttatatATGGTCAGATCCTGAGCTTCTCCCACAACTGTCTTTTTAGCTTACCAGCTTTTGGGTAAActcctcaagattttcttcacctgctcttcttctatgaagttcttgccgagtcgtttaagctcatttatgatatttgtgaaccttgagttcatctccgagatatcttcattctcattcatctcgaacagctcatataatctcatatgttggttcacctttgattccttgaccttgttggtgccttcataggtcacttccatcTTCTTCCATATTTTCTGTGCTgattcacaacctgaaattttgttgtactctgcagcatctaaagcacagtgaagcatattgatagccgaagcgttattttgtaattttctaaggtcatcttctgaccactcagtttcacccTTAACAACCTTCTCGTTGTTAACCATTTTGTAAGGCACAAATGGggcttgaactattgcaagccacgcattcatgtttgtagcttgaataaagtttttcatcctgtttttccaaaatgtatagtttgatccgaAACATAAGGGAGGCccactaattgataatccctcagggagaatctgtgttgtttgatttccaggaaggaaacgagtgctgttctcagccatttatagggatcagctcaagatagttatatctttgagtagtgagctattgcgctctgataccacttgttggtcccgtgtgattagttccaagggggggttaggaactaatataactttttcgtttaataatgctgacttaatcaattctttaaattacttaactcaaattttagtcagcacggccgagagatgtaagacagctttagtcagaggctgactaaaaccattttacttgtgagttgggaattaacacttgaggtcagcttccaactcagcactctgattactcagtgtcagcttgtacaatttatatcctgagtaatttaagcaaacaacacatacatatatattgagagaaagggttagaaattactcagcaagatttatcctggttcggcctcaccgcctacgtccactccccagaatccttctgggctttttcaatccaatactgagctctttaaaggtagagcataaaccgtttacaaggcagttgaatatgcaagagtaccttcctctattcgtctactcaactcctactgagcgctataaccgaacactcagatttttctctactgctgagtactaaaaccgagtactcagcaccactctctcaattttcacaattgatacaaacttgttctttctagatgaagaacactttagatgaatacaaattcaatctagcttttacacagagatagaaatttggtgtaagatcttctttttcttgtttgaatgtgctttgtatgtatactctttttcttttgtaatttcggcaaaggatccaagagatggttttgtccttttatagttgattctgaagctctaatcatttgaatctggaagtatccgttggattcaaacggctctctTGCGTCACACgcttggtcagcattcagaattcacaggccaatcctgtcttctgaaatTGGCagacgccaggtttgtcttcttcctacaggttcgtcttctagcgccagtttcgtttagccaaatgccagttgactctgtgcgtaattccaaggcttctgtaTTTGGCGCAGacgttgtcggatcttgtcttttagtagaCAGATCATTGacgctgtcctgatgaacactcagctcGACTTTGATAGACGTTGCCTTTGATCTTTGTCTCTGGCGAGGCTAAgtcacgttctactcagcttcttcgatcagcttcgtcttcaagcgtttgttctgaagaagacttatcttctataatgctgagttacactcaactcagattgtgctgtgttctcatgctggcttcgtcctgtcttactttttatttctgatttcatttatacttatactcaacattgaacaaacacgttagtacaattaaatcaaagcacttaaatttaattgccccttaatcatgaattaactttaaataattttgtcaaatcaaaatcatgtggaaaggtgtttcaatagtCTATATACTTTCTCGAATCTCTTTTCCATCAGATCTACACATGTTAGCTATACGTTTATcgtttattcttttttcggtcttagtAAGAGCGGAAAAAGTTCATCTTATACGCAAATCTATAGATCCGCGTGGTTGTAAAAAAAGAAAGGACTTAGATCCGAATGTCCGGAAGAGGTTAAATGATGAAGAATGGATTACAACTGCTTTTCAATGGAATTCGACTTACGAGGAGTATATGATTTctatttttgttatatttataccttttatggtttttattgctatttgtagttttttttattgcttttgtAGTATTTTTCTTGCTCTTTGTAGtatttttattgctctttgtagtctatttTCTTCACTTTGTGGATCTTATACTGGCTGTAGCCTATATTGGGTGAGAAGTTTTATCGTGTTGTATTTGTACTTTATGATTTAATGgaatgaaaaaaattatatgttcGATCCTAGCCTTTGGGAATGGAAAGAATTTTCCGTGGCCAGCAGTCCCGCCCATAGAGGTGCAAACCATCTGCGAAAGTGAATAGCTACTGCTGTCGGCGGTGGATACACTTACGaaccaaaaaatataaaaaattatataatatttttaaatttaataaaaattattaaaatttaatttattttttgtaatataaaaatttatttagcgtatttaaattttaaatatatccaaaataaaatctaaaaatattataaatttcataattaaaattaaattaaaaaatatatattgttttcttcaaaaagaaatatatattgtttatttATAATACATCAATCAATTTGGTTCAACcggtttttaaattttttatcaatccggtttttaaaacatttcaTTTTTGCTTTGCTATAGCAGTCGCTCACTCTAAAACCTCAAAACTCTCTCTCCAACGTCCATCAATGGCGCCCAAAATCCTTACCACTTTCCACTCTCCCGTCTCTCTTCCCCACCGGCTTCCACATTTCAACCCTAAATTCCTTAAATTCTACTCAAAACCGACTTCCATCTTCTGCAAATTCAAGCAATCAGAAAAAACTCCAGAGCCTCAATTATCAGTTTCCATACCAGAAGTAGGGGGTACCGGGGCAGCTTCCACTACTCCAGGTGAGCAATTTCTTGAGCGCCAGAAAGCTTTCGAGGCTGCCAAATTGATAATGAAAGAGGCTAAGAAGAAACGGAGAGAGAAAGATAAGGTCATGAAGATGAAATCAACGGTGGTTTGTTGTTATGGCTGCGGAGCTCCGTTGCAGACTTCGAATCAGGAAGTTCCGGGTTATGTGGAGCCGGACACTTATGAATTGGTACGGCAATAGCTACCTACCATCTAGATTTTCATGCtgtctttgttttttctttgatAAGAAAATTGCTCTTTCATGGCTTTGAATTAAAGAGATAAGAATTGAGTATTTTTGTTGCAGAAGAAGAGACACCGCCAACTTAGAACTGTTCTTTGTGGGAGGTGCAAGCTCTTATCTCATGGCCACATGATAACTGCTGTTGGTGGAAATGGAGGGTATCCTGGTGGGAAGCAGTTTGTTTCAGCTGATGAGCTTCGTGAAAAACTGTCTCACTTGCGTTATGAGAAAGCTTTGATTGTTAAATTAGTGAGTTCTTCCTTTCAACCTAGAGAATGAATGCTACCCAATACCATCTAACATTTTATTTCTTGGATTTAGGATTAATGAATAAAGAGCAAGTTTAAGAGCGAGTTAGCAATAGAATTTAGCTAGCATTTCTctttaattataatttacttGCGTCTCAAAAGAAAAGGATGAGATTCTTGATGTTTCATTGACATGTCATGAAACCTGACATGCTATTAATCTTTGTGAGGAGTAGGTTGACATTGTGGATTTCAATGGCAGCTACTTGGCTCGTGTGCGTGATATTGTGGGTGCAAATCCAATAATACTAGTTGTAACTAAGGTAATAAACTTGCTATTAGTAAGTTGTAACTTGTAACGTTGATATATTCATACGGGTTTCAGAGCAAATTTTTCTCATTCTATCTTTTCCACTGTTAGGTCGATCTTCTTCCCAGAGAGACTGATCTAAATTGCGTTGGCGATTGGGTAGCAGAAGCTACTACAAAGAAGAAGCTTAAGTTAGTTTTCTACCCTTTATGCGCCTTTTGAATGTTATAGTTTTCACTTCATCAATTTTTTTCATCTGAAAACATTGATGCTCCGGATCTCATTACCTCACACAAGGACCTGTTATATTTAATTTCTCTCTTTCAGCAAAAAAATCTAGCTTTTCTGCACTAAGGCTCCAGTGATATTCATTCTAGATCAGTGAGTTTGCACATGCATGATTCAGACAAAAGACTGTTCTCTTTTGCAGTGTTATGAGCATTCACCTGACAAGTTCAAAGTCATTAGTTGGAATTGCTGGTGTTATCTCAGAAATTCAAAAGGAGAAGAAGGTACTTTCAGCTTTTAGGTCTGAAAAAATCATAATTGTTTTCTGAATGCTATGTTATTCAAGGAGAGGGGTGGAGGAAGAACGAAGATATATCTTCTTTCTACccttatatgtatatttaacaTGTGAAGGGGAATAAAACCTCTTCATGTATCAATCCATTGCTGTAAATGACAAGCAATTCATGTGATGGTTGTTTATACTTATCTTTAGTATATTCTCAGGCCGATAATCATTGCCTCTTTGAACATTTCATTGAATCTGATATTCGGATCTTATGAAACAGTATGATCTATCTTCTGCTGCGTTATATTAACTCAAGTTCCTTGTTTTTGTACCCTGGTGCAGGGACGGGATGTCTACATTCTGGTTGGTAACTCTCCTAACTGGGAACTTCAAATTGGTTTCGCAgttttttcttatcttttcttttccaaaATATATATGCACTTGTCATGATATTCGTATATTTCTTTATGTCCCTTCTAACTGATAGTTTCTTGAATATGAAAGGGGCTTTGGAAAAAAATGCCTTGAAATTCTAAACTCTTATGCAGCATAAAAACATGTGGGCCTTATTTTATTTCCTGagtttcttaattttttttaaatgaaattgaGACTAGGAAACGCAGCCTCATTTAACATCGGGGTTCTGGTGTTCTATTACGTTTTTTTGTAACATGATTCAGTATCAAGATCCCCAATTTTGGCCTCTTTTATAGCTTAGATATGAAGGTTTGGATACTCTGCAAGTATTTCTGTACTAGCAAATCTCTGGGTCAACAAGAGAGAGTTGGAAGAAAAGGTTGCTCCAGTATCTTTTGAGGATGATAGCCATGAAAACATTTGACTGGGGATTTTTCACTATTGGTGGTTCTTGCACCAAAAACTGAGTTACAAGCTCAAGATTTAATAAGAAAGTTTGCTGCCTCCGAATTCAACATTGCAGTTGTAATGTACAAGGTGGCGCGAAACAGTGGAATAGAACTGAGTCTTTTGAAATCTGAAGAAAAATATTCTGGAGTAGCCTTGCCAAAGTAGTTTTTGCACAATATTAACAACGTACTAGCTGCTTCTGCTTCCTATCTTGGTCAACTAGTTATCTGAACTTggtttgaaaatttaaaattgtgATATAAATTTCATCTTTACAGGGTGCAGCCAATGTTGGGAAATCTGCATTCATCAATGCTTTACTGAGTAagtaaatgttattttcctGATTCTGATTGAGACAAAGCCTTGATAGTAGCTTTGAGTTTGAAAACCAATGGAAATTAGGAACAGCATGAAAATAGCCTAGATATTGAGCGAAAAAGGTGAAAGAACATTGTTCTTTTCCCAAAGAAAGAAGCTGGAAATGCTGAGCTGGATCGGAAATACTAACTGGCTGTAAAACTTATCATAAACAGACTGCTATAAATCTGAGATGAATAGCAGTTGACTTTTCATTCAATCTCAACTTGATCTTGCTGCTATGATTTGGTGTCCAGTATATGGCTGGCCCTCTTGCCACTCAAATCATGCAATGCATATATGTCTTCCTTTTATTGGGAGCAATGTCCAGTTAGTAGTCTTTCCGATTCTCAGTTATGCTGAAATTTAGATGTTTACAGTACTTACAAATGACACTGCTTCCATACCCAGTTGATTTCTGCTTTGCCTGTTTGAACTCTTTTTGGGGTCTTCAGGTCCTCATTCTTATAAATAAAGCCATCTATGATCTAGTAATTTTCCCTCACTCTTCTTATAAGTATTCCTtctgttttacttttttttttttttttggctgaCTTCTGACTTTTAGAAATGATGGGAGAACGGGATCCAGCTGCTGCAGCTGCTCGAAAATATAGACCAATACAATCTGCTGTTCCCGGAACTACACTAGGTCCAATTCAGATTGATGCATTCCTTGGAGGAGGGGTATGGTTTTGCTTGTTACTGCATCATAGTTTGTAGGTTGCATTGCCTATGTGGTTCTAAATGTAACTGTTTTCTAACAGATAATATGTTGAGGATTTTCTTGCTAAAcatgttaatatatatatatttttttgagccatttttcTGATCATTTAACTTTACCGTTTTCTGCAGAAACTATTTGACACACCTGGAGTTCATCTCCACCACAGGCAAGCTGCAGTTGTTCATTCAGAAGATTTACCTGTCCTCGCACCGAGGAGTAGACTAAGGGGTCAACCTTTTCCTGTATGTTCTCTTTGATATAGATTTCAAGATTCCACCTTTTTGTACTTCGTATCCTCAGATTTTATTTTGCTGTGCCAGAATGCTAAGGTGGCTTCTGAAAATGGATTAGCACAAAAAATCGAAACTAATGGCTTGAACGGGTTTTCACTATTTTGGGGAGGTCTAGTGCGAATTGATGTCTTGAAGGTTTGTGTCTTATAACTCCAGGGATTCTTTGTAGATAGTCTGGGTTCTATATGCCCTGCCATTTTTCTGAATCCATATGTGATGAATTGTGGTGCTCTCAGGTTCTCCCAGAAACAAGCTTGACATTCTATGGCCCCAAAGCTTTGCAGATTCATATAGTACCTACTGATGAAGCGGATGCATTTTACCAGGTAATACGAGACTTGGTTAAATTAAAACTAATCATGCTTAGTTCAGCTTTCATTTGGACTAAATTAGTCACTATCAGAAAATTTTCTCTAGACTGTTGGCCCTAATGCAAATTTAGGAACAATTTGTGAGTTTCTTGCACTTGTGCATATGAGCTCATGATTAGGGTAATTGGTTAGTGATGTTTATCGAAGGATCAAAGTCGC
The DNA window shown above is from Euphorbia lathyris chromosome 1, ddEupLath1.1, whole genome shotgun sequence and carries:
- the LOC136226746 gene encoding NO-associated protein 1, chloroplastic/mitochondrial; protein product: MAPKILTTFHSPVSLPHRLPHFNPKFLKFYSKPTSIFCKFKQSEKTPEPQLSVSIPEVGGTGAASTTPGEQFLERQKAFEAAKLIMKEAKKKRREKDKVMKMKSTVVCCYGCGAPLQTSNQEVPGYVEPDTYELKKRHRQLRTVLCGRCKLLSHGHMITAVGGNGGYPGGKQFVSADELREKLSHLRYEKALIVKLVDIVDFNGSYLARVRDIVGANPIILVVTKVDLLPRETDLNCVGDWVAEATTKKKLNVMSIHLTSSKSLVGIAGVISEIQKEKKGRDVYILGAANVGKSAFINALLKMMGERDPAAAAARKYRPIQSAVPGTTLGPIQIDAFLGGGKLFDTPGVHLHHRQAAVVHSEDLPVLAPRSRLRGQPFPNAKVASENGLAQKIETNGLNGFSLFWGGLVRIDVLKVLPETSLTFYGPKALQIHIVPTDEADAFYQKELGVVLTPPTGREGAKDWRGLGIVRELQIKFEDAERAASDVAISGLGWISVVPVSKSARKEVMFLEETEKELHLGVHVPKPVEIFVRTPLPVGKAGSESYQYRELTEKEEELRPKWHF